Sequence from the Anaerolineales bacterium genome:
AGATGCGGATAGGGTTTACACGCCGGCAACTGAGGAATTGAATGCAGTTCCGAAAAGAACTGGGGCCGCAGGTTTTGATTTTATTGCTGGCTTTTCTGCTTGCCGGATGTTCTTCCGCCGAAACGAACCAGGCGCCAAGCGCTACACAGGATACGCTGCCGGCCGCACACGGCACCTCGAGTCCGACCACAACGCAGCAGCCGCTCCCTGCGGACCTCGAAACGCCCGCATCCACGCCCGTTCTGTTCGCCGAAGACCAGACCGGCATTACCGCCTTTCAACTGAGACCCGCCGGGATCGTGTCCTACGTATGGACCATCGCCGTCGCCGATGATGGGTCACTCTGGTTCGGCGGCGCGATGGGGGCGGTTCAATTCGACGCGAAAACCTGGACCATCTACGGCGTCGACGAGGGATTGCCGAAAGACAACGTACAGGCGATCGTCGTCGACGAAGATGGTGCACTATGGTTTGCCACGCTAGGCGGCGGAGTGAGTCGCTTCAAGGAGCGAGCCTGGAAGTATTACACGACGCTGAACGGCCTGGTCGACGATTCGGTCACATGCGCGTATGTGGCTTCCAATGGCGACATCTGGTTCGGCCAGTCACGGCGGACGGAACGTTGTGGGTCGGGACTCACGGCACATTGAATCGCTTCGATGGCGAATCGTGGAGCTATATCACCCAGGACGATGGACTGGCGGATCCGCGCATCGATGCCCTTTA
This genomic interval carries:
- a CDS encoding two-component regulator propeller domain-containing protein produces the protein MQFRKELGPQVLILLLAFLLAGCSSAETNQAPSATQDTLPAAHGTSSPTTTQQPLPADLETPASTPVLFAEDQTGITAFQLRPAGIVSYVWTIAVADDGSLWFGGAMGAVQFDAKTWTIYGVDEGLPKDNVQAIVVDEDGALWFATLGGGVSRFKERAWKYYTTLNGLVDDSVTCAYVASNGDIWFGQSRRTERCGSGLTAH